The following proteins are co-located in the Silene latifolia isolate original U9 population chromosome 1, ASM4854445v1, whole genome shotgun sequence genome:
- the LOC141647062 gene encoding secreted RxLR effector protein 161-like, translated as MKNILYASTVGSIMYAQVCTRPDIAYAVGILGRYQSNSGLDHWKAAKKVLRYLQGTKDYMLMYRRTNSLEVVGYSDSDFVGCIDSRKSTSGYVFMLADGAVSWRSTKQTLTATSTMEAEFVSCFEATSHGVWLKGFISGLRVVESISRPIRMYCDNSAAVFMAKNNRSGSHRH; from the coding sequence ATGAAAAATATTCTATATGCTTCAACTGTTGGTAGTATTATGTATGCTCAAGTCTGTACCAGACCTGACATTGCATATGCTGTTGGAATATTAGGCAGATATCAGAGTAACTCAGGCCTTGATCACTGGAAGGCTGCAAAGAAAGTATTGAGGTACCTTCAGGGTACCAAAGATTACATGCTTATGTATAGACGGACTAATAGTCTTGAAGTGGTGGGGTACTCCGATTCGGACTTTGTTGGCTGCATTGATTCACGAAAATCCACATCaggatatgtgtttatgctagcTGACGGAGCTGTATCCTGGAGGAGTACTAAGCAGACTTTGACAGCCACTTCTACTATGGAGGCAGAGTTCGTTTCTTGTTTTGAGGCTACCTCACATGGTGTATGGCTGAAAGGTTTCATATCTGGGCTAAGAGTCGTTGAGTCTATTAGTCGGCCAATTCGAATGTATTGTGATAATTCAGCTGCGGTATTTAtggctaagaataatagaagtggaAGTCATCGACATTAA